GCGCGCGTCCGCAAGCACCATTCCCCATACATATTCCGCCTCCCCCACAACCACGGCGTCGGAGTGCGCCAGACATTCTTCCGGCAGAAGGCTGGGGTGCGGCCCGCCCATAACCACTTTTGCGCCTTTGGCCCTGAACCGGTCCGCTATGTCGTAAGCCTGTTCCGATGTGAAGGTGGAGACGGTTATGCCTACGAGGTCAAAATCGCCATGGTACGGGATGGGGTCCCAGTCCCCGTCGGCGACCGTGACTTCATGGCCGCCGCTCAGCGCGGCAAGGATCCCCAGGCTTATCGGCGTGAATTTAATGTTCTCAAGCGGGCGGTAGACGCCGCCTTTGACGAACCACCGGGGTTTTATAAGAAGTATTTTCATTATGAACAGGCCTGTGGAATCAGCCTGAAATCCGACAATGGCGGATTCAAAAAAAAGATTTCCAGGGGTTTTTGGTTTTAATGAACTTTACGAAGCGGGCGACATTCCTGTTCTGAAATTCCTCGTGCTCGGAGCGGGTGGTTTCGTCCACGGGCTCGAAAAAGCAGGTGGGATCTTCGGCCAGGCAGTCGCCGGTGCGGTAATAAGCCAGCGCCCGGCAGCCGCCGCAGGTTTGTTTATAGCGGCAGCGCCCGCATTTGCCTTTCAGGTCTTCGCGGGACCGCACGGCGTTGATAATCGGGTTATGGCGCAGGATCTCGGTAAGCGGCTGGTCCCTGACATTGCCGCATTCAAGACCGTTATCCAGCAGGTGCACGCAGGGTGCCACATTACCTTCGGCCGAGACTCCCACGAAGCCGCGTGCGGCCTGGCAGCCTAGCTGGTCCAGTTCCATATTCATCTCGGCCCATTTGGCCCTTAGAAATTCCGGCCCGGCAAAAAAAGGCGTGTAGCTGACATAGCTTCTGTAATAGTTTCTGAGAATGGGGTGTATTACGTCCTTCATGTCCCCGGGGGTCAGCGCCAGTTCCCGGTGGCTGTCGCCCATGCCCCTCATGACGAAGGGCGAGCGGAGAAGGGGCAGGCCGGCCAGCTTCAGTAATTTGACTGTGGCGCCAAGGCTTTTCAGGTTGTTCCTGCTGACGGTGGTTATGACGAAAAAGTCCACGCCCGCCTTAAGACAGAGGAGCATGGACCTTATAATGGTCCAGAGGCTGTCGTTTCGGCTCCATTTCTGGATGTCGGGCAGAATAGAGTTAAGCGAGAATACGAAAATAACCTTTCCGCCCGTGACTTTTTTTACGCGCTTCACCAGGTCGGCGGTAAGCAGCGAGCCGCTGGTGTTGATAAAGGACCACAGGCCGGCCCCGGCGGTGTACTCCAGTATTTCCAGCGCGTCCTTTCTGAGAAGATGCTCCCCGCCGGAAAACGCGATGGCGCCGTGGGTGCAGTACTTTTTCACCTCGTCCACCACCAGCCGTTTTATCTCATCCGTGGAAAGCTCGGTGGTATGGTCCCTCGGCGGCTTGCGGGGGTTTTTGGTCATGCAGTAGCGGCAGTTGAGGTTGCAGGCGCGGGTACTCTCAAAGTAGCACATGAAGAATTTTTTGCGCGGTTCCCCGGTGTTCATATTTCAATATAATACAATACTTATGCAGTTGATATCGTCCCCCCAGGCC
The sequence above is a segment of the Elusimicrobiota bacterium genome. Coding sequences within it:
- a CDS encoding radical SAM protein, whose amino-acid sequence is MNTGEPRKKFFMCYFESTRACNLNCRYCMTKNPRKPPRDHTTELSTDEIKRLVVDEVKKYCTHGAIAFSGGEHLLRKDALEILEYTAGAGLWSFINTSGSLLTADLVKRVKKVTGGKVIFVFSLNSILPDIQKWSRNDSLWTIIRSMLLCLKAGVDFFVITTVSRNNLKSLGATVKLLKLAGLPLLRSPFVMRGMGDSHRELALTPGDMKDVIHPILRNYYRSYVSYTPFFAGPEFLRAKWAEMNMELDQLGCQAARGFVGVSAEGNVAPCVHLLDNGLECGNVRDQPLTEILRHNPIINAVRSREDLKGKCGRCRYKQTCGGCRALAYYRTGDCLAEDPTCFFEPVDETTRSEHEEFQNRNVARFVKFIKTKNPWKSFF